The Drosophila nasuta strain 15112-1781.00 chromosome 2L, ASM2355853v1, whole genome shotgun sequence genome window below encodes:
- the LOC132798382 gene encoding electroneutral sodium bicarbonate exchanger 1 isoform X10, giving the protein MPQQTKSQAQLKHIHGNGRLPNVIVTDSSRPWNMNSSSGDDEAPKDPRTGGEDFTQQFTENDFEGHRAHTVYVGVHVPGGRRHSQRRRKHHHSGTGSAGVGAAAAVSSSLAGSTRDSISDKQQEVERPATPPAQRVQFILGEDVDDGSHVSHPLFSEMGMLVKEGDEIEWKETARWIKFEEDVEEGGNRWSKPHVATLSLHSLFELRGLLANGSVMLDMEANNLEVVADLVCDQMVSSGTLPAGVKDKVKDALLRRHRHQHEYAKKTRLPIIRSLADMRNQSSSKIEEQSGNALLATTPLSLTASEPGPPGNTGNNGSSNALAMGMGRFLTVPGKPSNRALEDMVKSPSSQSMARQTSGTELAEQQHKGNTHFMRKIPPGAEASNILVGEVDFLERQLSCFIRLSQAAVMGDLTEVPVPTRFIFILLGPPGSQSNFHEIGRAMATLMSDEIFHEVAYRARKRDHLLAGVDEFLDAVTVLPPGEWDPTIRIEPPAAIPSQEVRKRPPELPKEEIDEEEEEQRLREESGLSRTGRLFGGLINDFKRKIPWYISDYKDALSMQCVASWIFLYFACLSPIITFGGLLSEATGKNMAAMESLVSGFVCGMGYGFFSGQPLTILGSTGPVLVFESIVYEFSMAQGWDYMTFRFWIGMWVAVICVVLVAIDASALVCYITRFTEENFATLIAVIFVYKAIENVVVIGKTFPVNQGIYDCICTPPLQSNASVLEFAKYKWDSCESYNGTLVGHDCGTPPTENVFLMSVVLCTGTFILSTILKEFKNALFFPSIVRQYISDFSVLIAIFAMTFFDYSLGVPTQKLEVPHELKPTLSTRGWLIPPFTEKNPWWSPIIAVFPAMLGTILIFMDQQITAVIVNRKENKLKKGCGYHLDLFVLSGLIAICSMMGLPWFVAATVLSINHVNSLKLESECSAPGEKPQFLGVREQRVTHIMIFLTIGGSVLLTPLLGNIPMPVLFGVFLYMGVASLKGLQFFDRILIMFMPAKYQPDYMFLRQVPIKRVHLFTIIQLACLIILWLIKSFPQTSILFPLMLVVMIGIRKSLDFVFTRRELKILDDIMPEMTKRAAADDLHQLDAENPKLDTTKQLWRGYLTSTETSV; this is encoded by the exons ATGCCGCAACAAACCAAGTCACAGGCACAGCTCAAACATATTCATGGCAATGGGAGATTGCCGAATGTGATAGTAACGGATAGCAGCAG GCCCTGGAATATGAACTCCTCAAGTGGTGACGATGAGGCGCCCAAGGATCCGCGAACCGGCGGCGAGGACTTTACTCAACAATTTACAGAAAACGATTTCGAGG GACATCGTGCACACACCGTTTATGTGGGCGTCCATGTGCCCGGAGGACGGCGGCACTCGCAACGACGCCGCAAACATCATCACAGCGGCACAGGCTCTGCAGGAgttggagctgctgctgcggtcaGTAGCAGCCTCGCTGGCTCGACCAGAGATAGCATCAGCGACAAGCAACAGGAAGTCGAGCGTCCAG CAACACCGCCCGCACAACGCGTACAATTTATACTGGGCGAAGACGTGGACGATGGCTCGCATGTATCGCATCCGCTGTTCTCCGAGATGGGAATGCTCGTAAAAGAGGGCGACGAGATTGAATGGAAGGAAACGGCACGCTGGATCAAGTTCGAGGAGGATGTCGAAGAGGGCGGCAATCGCTGGTCCAAGCCACATGTGGCCACACTCTCGCTGCACTCACTCTTTGAGCTCCGTGGCCTGCTGGCCAATGGCAGCGTAATGCTCGACATGGAGGCAAATAATCTGGAAGTCGTTGCGGATTTGGTTTGCGATCAGATGGTAAGCAGCGGCACATTGCCCGCTGGCGTCAAGGATAAGGTCAAGGATGCACTGCTGCgacgtcatcgtcatcaacaTGAGTATGCAAAGAAGACGCGACTGCCCATCATCAGATCTCTGGCCGATATGCGCAATCAATCGTCATCGAAAA TCGAAGAACAGTCTGGCAACGCTTTGCTGGCAACGACACCGTTATCGCTAACAGCCAGCGAGCCTGGACCACCTGGCAACACTGGCAATAATGGCAGTTCCAATGCCCTGGCGATGGGAATGGGTCGTTTTCTAACGGTACCCGGCAAGCCCAGCAACAGAGCGCTTG AGGATATGGTGAAGAGTCCCAGCAGTCAATCGATGGCCAGACAAACAAGCGGCACCGAACTTGCCGAGCAACAACACAAAGGCAACACGCACTTTATGCGCAAGATTCCCCCAGGCGCTGAGGCGAGCAACATTTTGGTGGGAGAGGTCGACTTTCTGGAGCGTCAACTCTCCTGTTTCATACGCCTGAGTCAGGCAGCAGTAATGGGTGATCTTACAGAGGTGCCAGTGCCAACAAG ATTCATCTTCATCTTGCTGGGTCCGCCTGGCAGTCAGAGCAATTTCCATGAGATTGGACGCGCCATGGCCACCTTGATGTCCGATGAGATCTTCCATGAGGTCGCCTATCGTGCACGCAAGCGTGATCATCTGCTCGCCGGCGTGGATGAGTTCTTGGATGCGGTCACAGTATTACCCCCAGGCGAATGGGATCCCACCATACGTATTGAGCCACCCGCTGCGATTCCCTCGCAAGAGGTACGCAAGCGTCCGCCAGAATTGCCCAAGGAGGAGAtcgacgaggaggaggaggagcagcgACTGCGCGAAGAGTCGGGTTTGTCACGTACTGGACGTCTCTTTGGTGGCCTCATCAATGATTTTAAACGCAAGATTCCATGGTATATAAGTGATTACAAGGATGCACTTTCCATGCAATGTGTTGCCTCCTGGATCTTTTTGTATTTCGCTTGCTTGTCGCCCATCATTACCTTTGGTGGTCTCTTGTCGGAGGCGACGGGCAAGAATATGGCAGCAATGGAATCGCTGGTGTCTGGGTTTGTTTGCGGCATGGGTTATGGCTTCTTTTCCGGCCAGCCGTTGACAATTTTGGGTTCCACCGGTCCAGTTCTGGTCTTTGAGTCCATTGTGTATGAGTTCTCCATGGCACAAGGCTGGGACTATATGACATTCCGGTTCTGGATCGGCATGTGGGTCGCCGTCATTTGTGTCGTGCTGGTCGCAATTGATGCCAGCGCTTTAGTTTGTTATATCACACGCTTCACCGAGGAGAATTTCGCCACATTAATTGCCGTGATCTTTGTGTACAAAGCTATCGAGAATGTTGTTGTCATTGGCAAAACTTTCCCAGTGAATCAGGGGATCTACGATTGCATCTGCACGCCGCCGTTGCAGAGCAATGCGAGCGTCTTGGAGTTTGCCAAATACAAATGGGATTCCTGTGAG TCCTACAATGGCACGCTGGTTGGCCACGATTGCGGCACACCGCCCACCGAGAACGTCTTCCTCATGTCCGTGGTGCTTTGCACCGGCACCTTCATCCTCTCCACAATACTGAAGGAGTTCAAGAACGCTCTGTTCTTCCCCTCGATTGTGCGACAGTATATCAGTGATTTTAGCGTGCTTATTGCCATCTTTGCCATGACCTTCTTTGACTATTCACTGGGTGTGCCCACCCAGAAGCTGGAAGTGCCACACGAATTGAAACCGACGCTTAGCACACGTGGTTGGCTGATACCGCCATTCACCGAGAAGAATCCTTGGTGGTCACCCATCATTGCTGTCTTCCCTGCCATGTTGGGCACCATTCTCATCTTTATGGATCAACAGATTACAGCGGTGATTGTCAATCGTAAGGAAAACAAATTGAAGAAGGGTTGCGGCTATCATTTGGATCTGTTCGTGCTGTCTGGTCTGATAGCCATCTGCAGCATGATGGGACTTCCCTG GTTCGTGGCTGCCACCGTGCTGAGCATTAATCATGTCAATTCATTGAAACTGGAGTCGGAGTGCAGTGCCCCTGGTGAGAAACCACAGTTTTTGGGTGTGCGCGAGCAGCGTGTGACACACATCATGATCTTCCTAACGATTGGTGGTTCCGTGCTGTTGACACCGCTGCTCGGAAACATACCGATGCCAGTCTTGTTTGGTGTCTTCTTGTACATGGGCGTGGCCTCGCTCAAGGGTCTGCAATTCTTCGATCGCATACTGATTATGTTCATGCCAGCGAAATATCAGCCGGACTATATGTTCCTGCGTCAG GTGCCCATCAAGCGCGTGCATCTGTTTACGATCATTCAGTTGGCCTGCTTGATCATTTTGTGGCTGATCAAGAGTTTCCCGCAGACCTCCATTTTGTTCCCCCTGATGTTGGTCGTCATGATTGGCATTCGTAAGTCGCTGGACTTTGTGTTTACGCGACGCGAACTCAAGATTTTGGATGACATTATGCCGGAAATGACGAAACGAGCGGCAGCAGATGATCTGCATCAATTGGACGCTGAG AACCCAAAACTTGATACGACGAAGCAATTATGGCGTGGATATCTTACATCAACAGAAACATCCGTTTGA
- the LOC132798382 gene encoding electroneutral sodium bicarbonate exchanger 1 isoform X4, whose amino-acid sequence MPQQTKSQAQLKHIHGNGRLPNVIVTDSSRPWNMNSSSGDDEAPKDPRTGGEDFTQQFTENDFEGHRAHTVYVGVHVPGGRRHSQRRRKHHHSGTGSAGVGAAAAVSSSLAGSTRDSISDKQQEVERPATPPAQRVQFILGEDVDDGSHVSHPLFSEMGMLVKEGDEIEWKETARWIKFEEDVEEGGNRWSKPHVATLSLHSLFELRGLLANGSVMLDMEANNLEVVADLVCDQMVSSGTLPAGVKDKVKDALLRRHRHQHEYAKKTRLPIIRSLADMRNQSSSKIEEQSGNALLATTPLSLTASEPGPPGNTGNNGSSNALAMGMGRFLTVPGKPSNRALEDMVKSPSSQSMARQTSGTELAEQQHKGNTHFMRKIPPGAEASNILVGEVDFLERQLSCFIRLSQAAVMGDLTEVPVPTRFIFILLGPPGSQSNFHEIGRAMATLMSDEIFHEVAYRARKRDHLLAGVDEFLDAVTVLPPGEWDPTIRIEPPAAIPSQEVRKRPPELPKEEIDEEEEEQRLREESGLSRTGRLFGGLINDFKRKIPWYISDYKDALSMQCVASWIFLYFACLSPIITFGGLLSEATGKNMAAMESLVSGFVCGMGYGFFSGQPLTILGSTGPVLVFESIVYEFSMAQGWDYMTFRFWIGMWVAVICVVLVAIDASALVCYITRFTEENFATLIAVIFVYKAIENVVVIGKTFPVNQGIYDCICTPPLQSNASVLEFAKYKWDSCESYNGTLVGHDCGTPPTENVFLMSVVLCTGTFILSTILKEFKNALFFPSIVRQYISDFSVLIAIFAMTFFDYSLGVPTQKLEVPHELKPTLSTRGWLIPPFTEKNPWWSPIIAVFPAMLGTILIFMDQQITAVIVNRKENKLKKGCGYHLDLFVLSGLIAICSMMGLPWFVAATVLSINHVNSLKLESECSAPGEKPQFLGVREQRVTHIMIFLTIGGSVLLTPLLGNIPMPVLFGVFLYMGVASLKGLQFFDRILIMFMPAKYQPDYMFLRQVPIKRVHLFTIIQLACLIILWLIKSFPQTSILFPLMLVVMIGIRKSLDFVFTRRELKILDDIMPEMTKRAAADDLHQLDAEDNHHQPASYNNGGNSGGGSGATTIHIPLSGNKLSNNGNVPAAATPPLDVNRTAVWQQINKDGTSEQLIIPVTVKVRQINGNQTQNLIRRSNYGVDILHQQKHPFESMI is encoded by the exons ATGCCGCAACAAACCAAGTCACAGGCACAGCTCAAACATATTCATGGCAATGGGAGATTGCCGAATGTGATAGTAACGGATAGCAGCAG GCCCTGGAATATGAACTCCTCAAGTGGTGACGATGAGGCGCCCAAGGATCCGCGAACCGGCGGCGAGGACTTTACTCAACAATTTACAGAAAACGATTTCGAGG GACATCGTGCACACACCGTTTATGTGGGCGTCCATGTGCCCGGAGGACGGCGGCACTCGCAACGACGCCGCAAACATCATCACAGCGGCACAGGCTCTGCAGGAgttggagctgctgctgcggtcaGTAGCAGCCTCGCTGGCTCGACCAGAGATAGCATCAGCGACAAGCAACAGGAAGTCGAGCGTCCAG CAACACCGCCCGCACAACGCGTACAATTTATACTGGGCGAAGACGTGGACGATGGCTCGCATGTATCGCATCCGCTGTTCTCCGAGATGGGAATGCTCGTAAAAGAGGGCGACGAGATTGAATGGAAGGAAACGGCACGCTGGATCAAGTTCGAGGAGGATGTCGAAGAGGGCGGCAATCGCTGGTCCAAGCCACATGTGGCCACACTCTCGCTGCACTCACTCTTTGAGCTCCGTGGCCTGCTGGCCAATGGCAGCGTAATGCTCGACATGGAGGCAAATAATCTGGAAGTCGTTGCGGATTTGGTTTGCGATCAGATGGTAAGCAGCGGCACATTGCCCGCTGGCGTCAAGGATAAGGTCAAGGATGCACTGCTGCgacgtcatcgtcatcaacaTGAGTATGCAAAGAAGACGCGACTGCCCATCATCAGATCTCTGGCCGATATGCGCAATCAATCGTCATCGAAAA TCGAAGAACAGTCTGGCAACGCTTTGCTGGCAACGACACCGTTATCGCTAACAGCCAGCGAGCCTGGACCACCTGGCAACACTGGCAATAATGGCAGTTCCAATGCCCTGGCGATGGGAATGGGTCGTTTTCTAACGGTACCCGGCAAGCCCAGCAACAGAGCGCTTG AGGATATGGTGAAGAGTCCCAGCAGTCAATCGATGGCCAGACAAACAAGCGGCACCGAACTTGCCGAGCAACAACACAAAGGCAACACGCACTTTATGCGCAAGATTCCCCCAGGCGCTGAGGCGAGCAACATTTTGGTGGGAGAGGTCGACTTTCTGGAGCGTCAACTCTCCTGTTTCATACGCCTGAGTCAGGCAGCAGTAATGGGTGATCTTACAGAGGTGCCAGTGCCAACAAG ATTCATCTTCATCTTGCTGGGTCCGCCTGGCAGTCAGAGCAATTTCCATGAGATTGGACGCGCCATGGCCACCTTGATGTCCGATGAGATCTTCCATGAGGTCGCCTATCGTGCACGCAAGCGTGATCATCTGCTCGCCGGCGTGGATGAGTTCTTGGATGCGGTCACAGTATTACCCCCAGGCGAATGGGATCCCACCATACGTATTGAGCCACCCGCTGCGATTCCCTCGCAAGAGGTACGCAAGCGTCCGCCAGAATTGCCCAAGGAGGAGAtcgacgaggaggaggaggagcagcgACTGCGCGAAGAGTCGGGTTTGTCACGTACTGGACGTCTCTTTGGTGGCCTCATCAATGATTTTAAACGCAAGATTCCATGGTATATAAGTGATTACAAGGATGCACTTTCCATGCAATGTGTTGCCTCCTGGATCTTTTTGTATTTCGCTTGCTTGTCGCCCATCATTACCTTTGGTGGTCTCTTGTCGGAGGCGACGGGCAAGAATATGGCAGCAATGGAATCGCTGGTGTCTGGGTTTGTTTGCGGCATGGGTTATGGCTTCTTTTCCGGCCAGCCGTTGACAATTTTGGGTTCCACCGGTCCAGTTCTGGTCTTTGAGTCCATTGTGTATGAGTTCTCCATGGCACAAGGCTGGGACTATATGACATTCCGGTTCTGGATCGGCATGTGGGTCGCCGTCATTTGTGTCGTGCTGGTCGCAATTGATGCCAGCGCTTTAGTTTGTTATATCACACGCTTCACCGAGGAGAATTTCGCCACATTAATTGCCGTGATCTTTGTGTACAAAGCTATCGAGAATGTTGTTGTCATTGGCAAAACTTTCCCAGTGAATCAGGGGATCTACGATTGCATCTGCACGCCGCCGTTGCAGAGCAATGCGAGCGTCTTGGAGTTTGCCAAATACAAATGGGATTCCTGTGAG TCCTACAATGGCACGCTGGTTGGCCACGATTGCGGCACACCGCCCACCGAGAACGTCTTCCTCATGTCCGTGGTGCTTTGCACCGGCACCTTCATCCTCTCCACAATACTGAAGGAGTTCAAGAACGCTCTGTTCTTCCCCTCGATTGTGCGACAGTATATCAGTGATTTTAGCGTGCTTATTGCCATCTTTGCCATGACCTTCTTTGACTATTCACTGGGTGTGCCCACCCAGAAGCTGGAAGTGCCACACGAATTGAAACCGACGCTTAGCACACGTGGTTGGCTGATACCGCCATTCACCGAGAAGAATCCTTGGTGGTCACCCATCATTGCTGTCTTCCCTGCCATGTTGGGCACCATTCTCATCTTTATGGATCAACAGATTACAGCGGTGATTGTCAATCGTAAGGAAAACAAATTGAAGAAGGGTTGCGGCTATCATTTGGATCTGTTCGTGCTGTCTGGTCTGATAGCCATCTGCAGCATGATGGGACTTCCCTG GTTCGTGGCTGCCACCGTGCTGAGCATTAATCATGTCAATTCATTGAAACTGGAGTCGGAGTGCAGTGCCCCTGGTGAGAAACCACAGTTTTTGGGTGTGCGCGAGCAGCGTGTGACACACATCATGATCTTCCTAACGATTGGTGGTTCCGTGCTGTTGACACCGCTGCTCGGAAACATACCGATGCCAGTCTTGTTTGGTGTCTTCTTGTACATGGGCGTGGCCTCGCTCAAGGGTCTGCAATTCTTCGATCGCATACTGATTATGTTCATGCCAGCGAAATATCAGCCGGACTATATGTTCCTGCGTCAG GTGCCCATCAAGCGCGTGCATCTGTTTACGATCATTCAGTTGGCCTGCTTGATCATTTTGTGGCTGATCAAGAGTTTCCCGCAGACCTCCATTTTGTTCCCCCTGATGTTGGTCGTCATGATTGGCATTCGTAAGTCGCTGGACTTTGTGTTTACGCGACGCGAACTCAAGATTTTGGATGACATTATGCCGGAAATGACGAAACGAGCGGCAGCAGATGATCTGCATCAATTGGACGCTGAG GACAATCATCATCAGCCAGCCAGCTACAACAatggtggcaactctggcgGTGGTTCGGGTGCCACAACCATTCACATACCGTTATCGGGCAACAAGCTgagcaacaatggcaacgtTCCGGCTGCTGCCACGCCGCCTTTGGACGTTAATCGCACTGCGGTCTGGCAGCAGATCAACAAGGATGGAACCTCCGAGCAACTGATCATACCCGTCACTGTCAAAGTTCGTCAAATCAATGGCAATCA AACCCAAAACTTGATACGACGAAGCAATTATGGCGTGGATATCTTACATCAACAGAAACATCCGTTTGAATCGATGATTTAG
- the LOC132798382 gene encoding electroneutral sodium bicarbonate exchanger 1 isoform X1 — protein sequence MPQQTKSQAQLKHIHGNGRLPNVIVTDSSRPWNMNSSSGDDEAPKDPRTGGEDFTQQFTENDFEGHRAHTVYVGVHVPGGRRHSQRRRKHHHSGTGSAGVGAAAAVSSSLAGSTRDSISDKQQEVERPATPPAQRVQFILGEDVDDGSHVSHPLFSEMGMLVKEGDEIEWKETARWIKFEEDVEEGGNRWSKPHVATLSLHSLFELRGLLANGSVMLDMEANNLEVVADLVCDQMVSSGTLPAGVKDKVKDALLRRHRHQHEYAKKTRLPIIRSLADMRNQSSSKIEEQSGNALLATTPLSLTASEPGPPGNTGNNGSSNALAMGMGRFLTVPGKPSNRALEDMVKSPSSQSMARQTSGTELAEQQHKGNTHFMRKIPPGAEASNILVGEVDFLERQLSCFIRLSQAAVMGDLTEVPVPTRFIFILLGPPGSQSNFHEIGRAMATLMSDEIFHEVAYRARKRDHLLAGVDEFLDAVTVLPPGEWDPTIRIEPPAAIPSQEVRKRPPELPKEEIDEEEEEQRLREESGLSRTGRLFGGLINDFKRKIPWYISDYKDALSMQCVASWIFLYFACLSPIITFGGLLSEATGKNMAAMESLVSGFVCGMGYGFFSGQPLTILGSTGPVLVFESIVYEFSMAQGWDYMTFRFWIGMWVAVICVVLVAIDASALVCYITRFTEENFATLIAVIFVYKAIENVVVIGKTFPVNQGIYDCICTPPLQSNASVLEFAKYKWDSCESYNGTLVGHDCGTPPTENVFLMSVVLCTGTFILSTILKEFKNALFFPSIVRQYISDFSVLIAIFAMTFFDYSLGVPTQKLEVPHELKPTLSTRGWLIPPFTEKNPWWSPIIAVFPAMLGTILIFMDQQITAVIVNRKENKLKKGCGYHLDLFVLSGLIAICSMMGLPWFVAATVLSINHVNSLKLESECSAPGEKPQFLGVREQRVTHIMIFLTIGGSVLLTPLLGNIPMPVLFGVFLYMGVASLKGLQFFDRILIMFMPAKYQPDYMFLRQVPIKRVHLFTIIQLACLIILWLIKSFPQTSILFPLMLVVMIGIRKSLDFVFTRRELKILDDIMPEMTKRAAADDLHQLDAEDNHHQPASYNNGGNSGGGSGATTIHIPLSGNKLSNNGNVPAAATPPLDVNRTAVWQQINKDGTSEQLIIPVTVKVRQINGNHSSTNAALSPRLSPMHEADEYIETNNKMTAAVPTMPTTTPTNLANNCKEASGKLDAAAVNTQNPANITPV from the exons ATGCCGCAACAAACCAAGTCACAGGCACAGCTCAAACATATTCATGGCAATGGGAGATTGCCGAATGTGATAGTAACGGATAGCAGCAG GCCCTGGAATATGAACTCCTCAAGTGGTGACGATGAGGCGCCCAAGGATCCGCGAACCGGCGGCGAGGACTTTACTCAACAATTTACAGAAAACGATTTCGAGG GACATCGTGCACACACCGTTTATGTGGGCGTCCATGTGCCCGGAGGACGGCGGCACTCGCAACGACGCCGCAAACATCATCACAGCGGCACAGGCTCTGCAGGAgttggagctgctgctgcggtcaGTAGCAGCCTCGCTGGCTCGACCAGAGATAGCATCAGCGACAAGCAACAGGAAGTCGAGCGTCCAG CAACACCGCCCGCACAACGCGTACAATTTATACTGGGCGAAGACGTGGACGATGGCTCGCATGTATCGCATCCGCTGTTCTCCGAGATGGGAATGCTCGTAAAAGAGGGCGACGAGATTGAATGGAAGGAAACGGCACGCTGGATCAAGTTCGAGGAGGATGTCGAAGAGGGCGGCAATCGCTGGTCCAAGCCACATGTGGCCACACTCTCGCTGCACTCACTCTTTGAGCTCCGTGGCCTGCTGGCCAATGGCAGCGTAATGCTCGACATGGAGGCAAATAATCTGGAAGTCGTTGCGGATTTGGTTTGCGATCAGATGGTAAGCAGCGGCACATTGCCCGCTGGCGTCAAGGATAAGGTCAAGGATGCACTGCTGCgacgtcatcgtcatcaacaTGAGTATGCAAAGAAGACGCGACTGCCCATCATCAGATCTCTGGCCGATATGCGCAATCAATCGTCATCGAAAA TCGAAGAACAGTCTGGCAACGCTTTGCTGGCAACGACACCGTTATCGCTAACAGCCAGCGAGCCTGGACCACCTGGCAACACTGGCAATAATGGCAGTTCCAATGCCCTGGCGATGGGAATGGGTCGTTTTCTAACGGTACCCGGCAAGCCCAGCAACAGAGCGCTTG AGGATATGGTGAAGAGTCCCAGCAGTCAATCGATGGCCAGACAAACAAGCGGCACCGAACTTGCCGAGCAACAACACAAAGGCAACACGCACTTTATGCGCAAGATTCCCCCAGGCGCTGAGGCGAGCAACATTTTGGTGGGAGAGGTCGACTTTCTGGAGCGTCAACTCTCCTGTTTCATACGCCTGAGTCAGGCAGCAGTAATGGGTGATCTTACAGAGGTGCCAGTGCCAACAAG ATTCATCTTCATCTTGCTGGGTCCGCCTGGCAGTCAGAGCAATTTCCATGAGATTGGACGCGCCATGGCCACCTTGATGTCCGATGAGATCTTCCATGAGGTCGCCTATCGTGCACGCAAGCGTGATCATCTGCTCGCCGGCGTGGATGAGTTCTTGGATGCGGTCACAGTATTACCCCCAGGCGAATGGGATCCCACCATACGTATTGAGCCACCCGCTGCGATTCCCTCGCAAGAGGTACGCAAGCGTCCGCCAGAATTGCCCAAGGAGGAGAtcgacgaggaggaggaggagcagcgACTGCGCGAAGAGTCGGGTTTGTCACGTACTGGACGTCTCTTTGGTGGCCTCATCAATGATTTTAAACGCAAGATTCCATGGTATATAAGTGATTACAAGGATGCACTTTCCATGCAATGTGTTGCCTCCTGGATCTTTTTGTATTTCGCTTGCTTGTCGCCCATCATTACCTTTGGTGGTCTCTTGTCGGAGGCGACGGGCAAGAATATGGCAGCAATGGAATCGCTGGTGTCTGGGTTTGTTTGCGGCATGGGTTATGGCTTCTTTTCCGGCCAGCCGTTGACAATTTTGGGTTCCACCGGTCCAGTTCTGGTCTTTGAGTCCATTGTGTATGAGTTCTCCATGGCACAAGGCTGGGACTATATGACATTCCGGTTCTGGATCGGCATGTGGGTCGCCGTCATTTGTGTCGTGCTGGTCGCAATTGATGCCAGCGCTTTAGTTTGTTATATCACACGCTTCACCGAGGAGAATTTCGCCACATTAATTGCCGTGATCTTTGTGTACAAAGCTATCGAGAATGTTGTTGTCATTGGCAAAACTTTCCCAGTGAATCAGGGGATCTACGATTGCATCTGCACGCCGCCGTTGCAGAGCAATGCGAGCGTCTTGGAGTTTGCCAAATACAAATGGGATTCCTGTGAG TCCTACAATGGCACGCTGGTTGGCCACGATTGCGGCACACCGCCCACCGAGAACGTCTTCCTCATGTCCGTGGTGCTTTGCACCGGCACCTTCATCCTCTCCACAATACTGAAGGAGTTCAAGAACGCTCTGTTCTTCCCCTCGATTGTGCGACAGTATATCAGTGATTTTAGCGTGCTTATTGCCATCTTTGCCATGACCTTCTTTGACTATTCACTGGGTGTGCCCACCCAGAAGCTGGAAGTGCCACACGAATTGAAACCGACGCTTAGCACACGTGGTTGGCTGATACCGCCATTCACCGAGAAGAATCCTTGGTGGTCACCCATCATTGCTGTCTTCCCTGCCATGTTGGGCACCATTCTCATCTTTATGGATCAACAGATTACAGCGGTGATTGTCAATCGTAAGGAAAACAAATTGAAGAAGGGTTGCGGCTATCATTTGGATCTGTTCGTGCTGTCTGGTCTGATAGCCATCTGCAGCATGATGGGACTTCCCTG GTTCGTGGCTGCCACCGTGCTGAGCATTAATCATGTCAATTCATTGAAACTGGAGTCGGAGTGCAGTGCCCCTGGTGAGAAACCACAGTTTTTGGGTGTGCGCGAGCAGCGTGTGACACACATCATGATCTTCCTAACGATTGGTGGTTCCGTGCTGTTGACACCGCTGCTCGGAAACATACCGATGCCAGTCTTGTTTGGTGTCTTCTTGTACATGGGCGTGGCCTCGCTCAAGGGTCTGCAATTCTTCGATCGCATACTGATTATGTTCATGCCAGCGAAATATCAGCCGGACTATATGTTCCTGCGTCAG GTGCCCATCAAGCGCGTGCATCTGTTTACGATCATTCAGTTGGCCTGCTTGATCATTTTGTGGCTGATCAAGAGTTTCCCGCAGACCTCCATTTTGTTCCCCCTGATGTTGGTCGTCATGATTGGCATTCGTAAGTCGCTGGACTTTGTGTTTACGCGACGCGAACTCAAGATTTTGGATGACATTATGCCGGAAATGACGAAACGAGCGGCAGCAGATGATCTGCATCAATTGGACGCTGAG GACAATCATCATCAGCCAGCCAGCTACAACAatggtggcaactctggcgGTGGTTCGGGTGCCACAACCATTCACATACCGTTATCGGGCAACAAGCTgagcaacaatggcaacgtTCCGGCTGCTGCCACGCCGCCTTTGGACGTTAATCGCACTGCGGTCTGGCAGCAGATCAACAAGGATGGAACCTCCGAGCAACTGATCATACCCGTCACTGTCAAAGTTCGTCAAATCAATGGCAATCA TTCCTCGACAAATGCCGCCCTCTCGCCACGCCTATCGCCCATGCACGAGGCCGATGAGTATATCGAAACGAATAACAAGATGACGGCAGCAGTCCCCACGATGCCAACGACAACCCCAACGAATCTGGCCAACAACTGTAAGGAGGCATCTGGGAAATTGGATGCTGCCGCGGTTAACACACAGAACCCAGCCAACATAACGCCAGTTTAA